One part of the Eleginops maclovinus isolate JMC-PN-2008 ecotype Puerto Natales chromosome 14, JC_Emac_rtc_rv5, whole genome shotgun sequence genome encodes these proteins:
- the LOC134875691 gene encoding NACHT and WD repeat domain-containing protein 2 codes for MKRMNPRWKSPPMWPSGVGSRQPCPRESALRKAAISGNINALPQHVPTGRSVRVFICANPDDTEAERNALKEHVYPKLRDFCRENYGIEFQVVDLYWGTDPEEWDSPDLQRLRMKLLEECLKTSAGPCFVGLVGEKYGSIRVPGEVESAEFEMILDAAVEAGMDTHILEEWYCRDENSVPPAYYLKPKAQMLKNYQNSMESNSAAKTKNDKAWRNVSEEIKKIFRTAVLQLQEKGTMKSAQAKKFLCSALEDELDFALGKQTPAFLKKCVCYIRKISNFDRFAKIPEMTRYMDIVVSADRIMRNQEAYERLLKVRDEFIPTVVAASNLRVYSSVTHCDMKLGYSQEVESHYVEGLCKQFYEDMVDIIQATVQQNFGTEADPLYDEILQHLSLCKSYADLYEFKSESLDYVQEYLMPSKGSRTSPLVVYGGPCTGKTLLLSEVAKQAYTWLQNELGPETDPVVIVRFVGSSQLSMDLRSLLQSICEQIAINYRCLIHFLPTKIQEMKELLINLLGEATFHRPLVIVLDALEQISDGDDVRKLWWLPILLPRTVRIVVSTLPNKHGILQKLRQLVHEERNYVELVQRDRKVCSQTLKQQLLGVKRKVTSGQQIYVNEALAKCTLPMFVNLIYREVVHWRSHKDVDDRSLCSTVHESIEQLFYSVENKLGQRFVFRALGYITMAKAGLTEVELEDILSLDNIVLGDVIVATYLKNPLRISYDLVARLREELDGYLVERQVRNVTLMVWANRHLHLIAQKLYLSNEEDVHQMHSLLAEYFLGAWSGGRKKIFTYDNNHFTSLNISHHKNPHNQQSHEKTSSDKYSYDRQTPEQPWVFQCNLLEPDIFFVNHRKMTELVYHLTRSGRTDDLMFGVIMNFSWLYTMIKIGQFDKALTDIDLAYSYTQEKELKFLATTLRSIKVKVLKNPASLSAELQQRLLPVVTSLPKLRHLLLECDKDGPKYCSIVPLHSSMDVTYSPERLPLCSSYMQIVEILPTLAPNIVLVALEDGSVSTWDVESRQLQRQIDTARSVVLGIRLTTDEKYLVVATTKNTLLIYDNHKSCLLSEVEIKGSKQSGVAGGVAFINGFTLSTHHALAWLEASKDVNVIDLLYGWPLYQFHCWYEVTCVQCSPDGMYAFCGQYLNTTSIFHLGNGDKLATVTSEFSGGFVKSILVLDTLNQMVMVDNEGSLSVWNTKDITNTRLMEDYDCRGDDSEVVGIELSEDQRSILICKARSIEVLDTKVWKMVEKFKAKRTERFVAAVLSKNGQSIVASMENTSSIFVWRRDSGQCMASLIEVSGAIVKLIKSAHHNLLLSVASSGVLSVWDIDIITAMSNIDKTGKKIQTLQLSGREDYVFTMDGSEAVHKWNFNTGFIETVFKHEGIVENCVLSSSGDLMVTSDDKSSQYIWQTATGENMFRINGQRISQLLITHNDQFVVSLCEQNASRVWRLGTGHKVCNILVTLQNALVTTANTFLVGATKNKLLAVSLWSGSVSKKFVCDDGITIVNFKLIPDCPDCVVFITSTETVIIWSVADESVCRRVQLPTNFLKNLEDFQISPNGKLGIVSKGDENINVLDLHSGKLRLVHAAGIIWRQKLSRDGRYLVYICFRNCDEDDDAGVVSNLIVMRLADGKSIGTCSLYKTPTFLSLSQRALNIIIGFEDGSIGTYTVVDRVDAALKIKIATSNSRQIVNNASQKVRPKCGNHSFKTVADCIWRESTEVFSRDSPINVSDSGEGESTTPTKKSELLQ; via the exons GGTCTTGTGGGAGAAAAGTACGGCAGTATCCGAGTGCCGGGGGAGGTGGAGTCGGCAGAGTTTGAGATGATCTTGGATGCAGCTGTGGAGGCGgggatggacacacacatcttGGAGGAGTGGTACTGCAGGGATGAAAACTCAGTGCCACCCGCATACTACCTCAAACCCAAAGCCCAAATGCTTAAGAACTACCAGAACTCT ATGGAGTCAAACAGCGCAGCCAAGACCAAGAATGACAAGGCCTGGAGGAATGTGTCGGAGGAGATCAAAAAGATCTTCCGAACTGCggtgctgcagcttcaggagAAGGGCACCATGAAGAGCGCTCAGGCCAAAAAATTCCTCTGCTCTG CCTTGGAGGATGAACTAGACTTCGCCCTTGGGAAACAAACCCCTGCCTTTCTCAAGAAATGTGTCTGCTACATTCGCAAGATCTCCAACTTTGACCGCTTTGCTAAAATCCCAGAGATGACCCGCTACATGGACATCGTGGTGAGCGCCGATCGCATCATGCGCAACCAGGAAGCCTACGAACGCCTTCTGAAGGTACGGGACGAGTTTATCCCAACCGTCGTCGCCGCCTCCAACCTCCGTGTCTACTCTTCGGTCACTCACTGCGACATGAAGCTAGGTTACTCCCAGGAAGTGGAGAGCCACTACGTAGAAGGTCTGTGTAAACAGTTCTACGAGGACATGGTGGATATCATTCAGGCCACGGTGCAGCAGAACTTCGGCACGGAGGCCGACCCGCTGTACGACGAGATCCTGCAGCACCTGTCGCTCTGTAAAAGCTACGCGGATCTCTACGAGTTCAAGTCGGAATCGTTGGATTACGTGCAAGAGTATCTCATGCCGTCTAAGGGGAGCAGAACGAGCCCCCTAGTGGTGTACGGGGGACCTTGCACGGGGAAGACTTTGCTGCTCTCTGAAGTTGCCAAACAG GCCTACACATGGCTGCAGAACGAGTTGGGCCCTGAAACCGACCCAGTGGTTATTGTCCGTTTCGTCGGCTCTAGCCAGCTCTCCATGGACCTACGCAGCCTCCTCCAGAGCATTTGTGAACAGATTGCAATAAACTACCGCTGCCTGATTCACTTTCTGCCTACGAAGATCCAGGAGATGAAGGAGCTCCTGATCAACCTTCTTGGGGAAGCCACATTTCACAGGCCCTTGGTCATTGTCCTGGATGCCCTGGAGCAGATCTCGGATGGCGATGACGTCCGCAAGCTGTGGTGGCTTCCCATACTTCTGCCTCGGACAGTCCGCATTGTAGTCTCAACATTGCCCAATAAACATGGAATCCTGCAGAAGCTTCGACAGCTCGTCCATGAGGAGAGGAATTATGTGGAGTTAGTCCAGAGGGACCGCAAGGTCTGCAGccaaacattaaaacagcagttgctaGGGGTGAAAAGAAAGGTCACATCAGGCCAACAAATCTATGTCAATGAGGCACTTGCCAAGTGTACATTGCCAATGTTTGTCAACCTCATCTACAGAGAAGTAGTGCATTGGAGGTCCCACAAAGATGTGGATGACAGGTCCCTATGTTCCACAGTGCATGAAAGCATAGAACAGCTCTTCTACTCCGTGGAGAACAAGTTGGGCCAACGTTTTGTCTTCCGAGCATTAGGATACATCACCATGGCCAAGGCTGGGCTAACtgaggtggagctggaggatATCCTGTCCCTTGATAATATCGTTCTTGGCGATGTCATTGTGGCAACGTACCTCAAAAACCCCCTGAGGATCTCTTATGATTTGGTTGCGAGGCTTAGAGAGGAGCTGGATGGTTATCTGGTGGAACGTCAGGTACGCAACGTCACCTTGATGGTTTGGGCCAACAGACACCTACACCTCATTGCCCAGAAGCTGTATCTTAGCAACGAGGAGGACGTCCATCAAATGCACAGCCTCCTAGCTGAGTACTTTTTGGGGGCATGGTCAGGAGGCAGGAAGAAGATCTTCACCTACGATAACAACCATTTCACTTCCCTGAATATATCTCATCACAAAAACCCCCACAATCAGCAGTCCCATGAGAAAACATCATCTGACAAGTACTCCTATGACAGGCAGACTCCAGAGCAGCCTTGGGTGTTTCAGTGCAATCTTCTGGAGcctgacattttctttgtcaaCCATAGGAAGATGACAGAGCTGGTGTACCACCTAACCAGGAGTGGGCGCACTGATGACCTCATGTTTGGTGTCATCATGAACTTTAGCTGGCTCTACACAATGATCAAGATTGGCCAGTTTGACAAAGCTTTAACAGACATTGACCTAGCTTACAGCTATACCCAAGAAAAAGAGCTGAAGTTCCTGGCCACAACTCTCCGTAGCATCAAAGTAAAAGTGCTAAAGAACCCAGCATCACTGTCTGCAGAACTGCAGCAAAGGCTTCTGCCAGTTGTCACCTCCCTCCCTAAGCTCAGACACCTCCTCCTGGAGTGTGACAAAGATGGCCCCAAGTACTGCTCCATCGTGCCTCTACACTCCTCGATGGACGTCACATACAGTCCAGAGAGGCTTCCTCTGTGCTCTAGCTACATGCAGATTGTGGAGATCTTGCCAACTCTAGCACCAAACATAGTGCTTGTAGCCCTCGAAGATGGGTCTGTCAGCACCTGGGATGTGGAGAGCAGACAACTTCAAAGACAGATAGATACAGCCAGATCTGTTGTGCTAGGAATCAGGCTAACCACTGATGAAAAGTATCTGGTCGTGGCCACAACCAAAAACACGCTGCTCATCTATGATAATCACAAGTCCTGCCTTTTATCTGAGGTTGAAATCAAGGGGTCCAAGCAAAGTGGCGTCGCTGGTGGGGTGGCCTTCATCAATGGTTTTACCTTGTCAACCCATCATGCTTTGGCTTGGCTTGAGGCTAGTAAAGATGTCAATGTTATTGATCTACTTTACGGTTGGCCTCTCTACCAGTTCCATTGCTGGTATGAGGTGACTTGTGTCCAGTGCTCTCCAGATGGAATGTATGCCTTCTGTGGCCAGTACCTCAACACTACATCCATCTTTCATCTGGGAAACGGGGACAAGTTGGCCACTGTCACCTCTGAGTTTTCTGGGGGATTCGTTAAGTCCATTCTAGTTCTGGACACCCTTAACCAAATGGTGATGGTTGACAATGAAGGCAGTTTGTCAGTATGGAACACCAAAGATATCACCAACACACGTCTCATGGAGGATTACGATTGTAGAGGGGATGACAGTGAAGTGGTGGGCATTGAGTTATCTGAGGACCAACGCTCCATTCTCATTTGCAAGGCGAGAAGTATTGAGGTTCTGGACACAAAAGTATGGAAAATGGTAGAGAAGTTCAAAGCCAAACGCACTGAGCGCTTTGTCGCTGCTGTTCTCTCCAAGAATGGACAAAGCATTGTGGCCTCCATGGAGAACACCTCCTCTATCTTTGTCTGGAGAAGGGACAGTGGACAGTGCATGGCAAGCCTTATTGAGGTCTCAGGGGCTATCGTCAAACTGATCAAATCAGCCCATCACAACCTGCTCCTTTCTGTTGCCAGCAGTGGGGTGTTGTCTGTTTGGGACATTGATATCATCACCGCCATGTCCAATATTGACAAAACCGGCAAGAAGATCCAGACCTTGCAGCTGTCCGGCAGAGAGGATTATGTGTTTACAATGGACGGTTCTGAAGCTGTCCACAAGTGGAACTTCAACACTGGCTTTATTGAGACAGTCTTTAAGCATGAGGGCATAGTCGAGAACTGTGTCCTAAGCTCTTCTGGAGATCTCATGGTGACTTCAGATGACAAGTCCAGTCAGTACATCTGGCAAACCGCCACTGGAGAAAACATGTTCCGCATCAATGGACAGAGAATATCACAGCTGTTAATCACCCACAACGACCAGTTTGTGGTGTCCCTCTGCGAGCAGAATGCATCCAGAGTCTGGAGGCTTGGGACTGGCCACAAGGTGTGCAACATTTTAGTCACCCTCCAGAATGCACTGGTCACCACAGCTAACACTTTCCTTGTAGGAGCCACCAAAAATAAGCTCCTCGCTGTCAGTCTTTGGTCGGGCAGCGTATCCAAGAAGTTTGTCTGCGATGATGGAATCACCATCGTCAACTTCAAGCTCATTCCTGACTGCCCTGACTGTGTGGTGTTCATCACATCGACGGAAACGGTCATCATCTGGAGTGTGGCTGATGAGTCCGTTTGCAGGCGAGTTCAGCTGCCAACCAATTTCCTTAAAAATCTAGAGGACTTCCAGATCTCCCCCAATGGGAAACTAGGAATTGTCTCCAAAGGCGATGAGAATATCAATGTCCTGGATCTTCACAGCGGCAAGCTGAGGCTTGTCCATGCTGCTGGTATAATTTGGCGTCAGAAATTATCAAGAGATGGACGTTATCTAGTGTATATCTGTTTCCGGAACTGTGATGAGGACGATGACGCTGGGGTCGTATCTAATCTGATCGTGATGCGCCTTGCTGACGGTAAGAGCATCGGCACATGCTCCCTGTACAAGACGCCTaccttcctgtcactctcccAGCGAGCACTAAACATCATCATTGGCTTCGAGGACGGCAGCATCGGCACGTACACGGTAGTGGATCGCGTGGATGCCGCCCTCAAGATAAAGATAGCCACCTCAAACAGCCGACAGATTGTCAACAATGCCTCACAAAAGGTGCGGCCAAAATGTGGCAACCATTCCTTTAAGACTGTTGCCGATTGCATTTGGAGGGAGTCAACCGAGGTCTTCTCCAGGGACAGCCCTATCAACGTGTCAGACTCTGGTGAGGGTGAGTCGACCACGCCTACAAAAAAGAGTGAACTGCTGCAGTGA